The proteins below are encoded in one region of Helianthus annuus cultivar XRQ/B chromosome 2, HanXRQr2.0-SUNRISE, whole genome shotgun sequence:
- the LOC110921197 gene encoding ubiquitin carboxyl-terminal hydrolase 16, which yields MYGRRGLGFPSPVVVVAVVVVVVIVVVFRWKWRQAVVRSEEVRRLLVSASEESSRVEFEAKEECYYVGNVAPVARVSVSSYGSGRVGLPVKAVYQCAVCFRPTNTRCAKCKAVRYCSGKCQIVHWRQGHKEECRPYVAVTQINNARHSSNRQGDHKDHSDSFDTEAKQTATPAEPKSPLSYEGPFVFSTPTNFSTGVTFENLETVKSAHGIPLSPARKSTGLSDNNKKTSILSDEDNSSFWTDNGSNNQKTSILSDEDTRSGTSNSSFWTDEGSNESSLPSDVSSHHASTAARYSEVPGKSDVFCNTSTAPDMSKSSEVVSSSAKASDAYSTTVTSGSISHSTKPVKVVDDDNRNIATCSSQLTEASKFRESKNSLSDVPSHRASTAERYSKVSEKTNDVSSSTKASDAYSTTVTSGSISRSTKPVKVVDDDNHNIATCSSQLTEASKFRESKNSLSDVPSHRASTAERYSKVSEKSNDVSSSTKASDTYSTTVTSGNISHSTKPVKFVDDDNHNIATCSSQLTQASKFRESKNSLSDVPSHRASTAERYSKVSEKSNDVFCNKSTTPDTSKSRDVVSSSPRASDTYLTTVTSRNTSHRTKPMKVVDDVGHSHRTTTSASQLAEASRSGTKTSKSKVVDYLKSSKLSRQESLEGLNNTSPNYSFKGLFPYEMFIKLYNWKHVELQPCGLKNCGNSCYANAVLQCLIYTPPLTAYLLEGLHSKACDKRGWCFTCEFESLVKKAKDGISPLSPIRMLTHIENVGSNLGHGKEEDAHEFLRYVIDALQSVCIKESKRKSLNSLEEETTLIGLTFGGYLRSKIMCMKCGGKSEQHERMMDLTVEIEGDVRTLEEALYMFTSTEILDGENKYKCNRCKSYEKAKKKFTLLEAPNVLTIALKRFQSGKFGKLNKSVRFPEILDMAPYVSGTSDKSPIYSLYGVVVHVDTMNAAFSGHYVSYVKNFQNRWFKFDDSIVKEVDLHHVLTKGAYMLLYARCSPRAPRSIRSSIIHHHHHHDPRKQEIPPSFVSKPHSIAPWETHSYQPPPVHHRSLEEESFSSDNSGFFSESCSCSTDSTYRDLSSIEDHIPGDWEPDYHKTTNFNSSDSDTSSSSSFPSPLYSRLSQLYSSTANAEEDRKLSKVCRNLGCSCNSCRLTNCDRLGGRATYLPSRPSVTLRR from the exons ATGTACGGTAGAAGAGGCCTAGGGTTTCCGTCACCGGTggttgtggtggcggtggtggttgtggtggtgattgTGGTTGTTTTTAGGTGGAAGTGGCGGCAGGCCGTGGTGAGGAGTGAGGAGGTTAGGAGGCTGTTGGTTTCGGCTTCGGAGGAGTCGAGTAGGGTTGAATTTGAGGCGAAAGAGGAGTGTTATTATGTTGGAAACGTCGCGCCTGTGGCTAGGGTTTCGGTTTCGAGTTACGGGTCTGGTCGGGTTGGTTTGCCGGTGAAAGCGGTGTATCAGTGTGCTGTTTGCTTTCGTCCTACTAATACACGGTGTGCCAAGTGTAAAGCTGTTCGCTACTG CTCTGGCAAATGTCAAATTGTTCATTGGAGACAAGGTCACAAAGAGGAGTGTCGCCCTTATGTTGCTGTCACTCAAATCAACAACGCACGACACAGCTCTAACAGGCAAGGCGACCATAAAGATCACAGTGACAGCTTTGATACTGAAGCTAAGCAAACTGCTACACCAGCTGAACCGAAGTCACCCTTGTCATATGAGGGACCATTTGTTTTCTCTACGCCTACCAATTTCTCTACAGGTGTTACCTTTGAGAACCTTGAGACAGTGAAATCGGCACATGGGATTCCGCTCAGCCCTGCAAGAAAGTCAACCGGTTTATCAGATAACAATAAGAAAACATCTATCCTTAGCGATGAAGATAATTCATCGTTTTGGACTGATAATGGCTCTAACAATCAGAAGACATCTATTCTTAGTGATGAAGATACTCGGTCTGGGACTTCGAATTCATCCTTTTGGACCGATGAGGGCTCTAACGAGTCTTCTTTACCTTCTGATGTTTCTTCTCATCATGCTTCTACTGCTGCAAGGTATTCAGAGGTTCCTGGGAAGTCAGATGTTTTCTGTAACACGAGCACGGCTCCCGACATGTCTAAATCTAGTGAGGTAGTTTCATCATCAGCCAAAGCTTCAGATGCTTATTCAACAACTGTCACTAGTGGAAGCATATCTCATAGTACGAAGCCCGTGAAGGTCGTTGATGATGACAACCGTAATATTGCTACTTGTTCATCCCAGTTGACAGAAGCTTCTAAGTTCAGGGAATCAAAAAATTCTCTATCTGATGTTCCTTCACATCGCGCTTCTACTGCTGAACGATATTCAAAGGTCTCTGAGAAGACGAATGATGTTTCATCATCAACCAAAGCTTCAGATGCTTATTCAACAACTGTCACTAGTGGAAGCATATCTCGTAGTACAAAGCCCGTGAAGGTCGTTGATGATGACAACCATAATATCGCTACTTGTTCATCCCAGTTGACAGAAGCTTCTAAGTTCAGGGAATCAAAAAATTCTTTGTCTGATGTTCCTTCTCATCGAGCTTCTACTGCTGAACGATATTCAAAGGTCTCTGAGAAGTCGAATGATGTTTCATCATCAACCAAAGCTTCAGATACTTATTCAACAACTGTCACTAGTGGAAACATATCTCATAGTACGAAGCCCGTGAAGTTCGTTGATGATGACAACCATAATATCGCTACTTGTTCATCCCAGTTGACTCAAGCTTCCAAGTTCAGGGAATCAAAAAATTCTTTGTCTGATGTTCCTTCTCATCGAGCTTCTACTGCTGAACGATATTCAAAGGTCTCTGAGAAGTCGAATGATGTTTTCTGTAACAAGAGCACGACTCCTGACACGTCTAAATCTAGGGATGTGGTTTCATCATCACCCAGAGCTTCAGATACTTATCTAACAACTGTTACCAGTAGAAATACATCTCATAGGACAAAGCCTATGAAGGTCGTTGACGATGTTGGCCACAGCCATAGGACCACTACTTCTGCATCCCAGTTggcagaagcttctagaagcggAACAAAGACATCCAAATCAAAAGTTGTTGATTACCTCAAGTCCTCCAAGTTGTCTCGTCAGGAGTCATTAGAGGGACTAAATAACACATCTCCCAACTACAGTTTTAAG GGTCTTTTTCCATATGAAATGTTTATTAAGCTATACAATTGGAAACACGTTGAATTGCAGCCTTGTGGTCTCAAAAATTGTGGAAACAG CTGTTACGCCAATGCTGTGCTGCAATGCTTGATATACACTCCACCTCTGACTGCCTATCTTCTTGAAGGACTTCATTCCAAAGCAT GCGACAAGAGAGGATGGTGTTTCACATGTGAATTTGAAAGCCTTGTTAAGAAAGCAAAGGATGGGATCTCTCCACTATCTCCTATTCGCATGCTTACACATATTGAAAACGTTGGAAGCAATTTAGGCCATGGGAAAGAAGAAGATGCTCATGAATTTTTAAG GTATGTTATTGACGCTTTGCAATCAGTTTGCATTAAGGAATCGAAAAGAAAGTCTTTGAACTCTTTAGAAGAAGAAACAACTCTCATCGGACTTACCTTTGGGGGTTATCTACGGTCAAAG ATAATGTGCATGAAGTGTGGAGGCAAATCTGAGCAACATGAGAGGATGATGGATCTCACTGTGGAGATAGAAGGTGATGTAAGAACATTAGAAGAGGCTTTGTATATGTTCACATCTACTGAGATTTTGGATGGTGAAAACAAGTATAAATGCAACAG GTGCAAATCCTATGAGAAAGCGAAAAAGAAGTTTACGTTACTTGAGGCTCCTAATGTGCTTACTATTGCATTGAAACGTTTTCAG TCTGGTAAATTTGGAAAGCTCAACAAATCAGTTCGCTTTCCAGAGATTCTTGACATGGCTCCTTATGTCAGTGGCACAAGTGATAAGTCCCCAATTTACAGTCTATATGGAGTGGTGGTTCATGTAGATACGATGAATGCTGCATTTTCTGGTCATTATGTTAGCTATGTTAAGAATTTTCAGAATCGATGGTTCAAGTTCGATGACAGCATT GTAAAAGAGGTGGATCTTCACCATGTGCTGACAAAAGGAGCATACATGCTTCTATATGCAAG GTGCTCACCGCGGGCCCCTCGGTCAATCCGCAGCTCAAtaattcaccaccaccaccaccatgacCCAAGGAAGCAAGAAATACCACCGTCATTCGTATCAAAACCTCACTCCATCGCCCCATGGGAGACACACAGTTATCAGCCGCCGCCTGTCCACCACCGCAGCCTCGAGGAGGAATCTTTCTCAAGTGACAACTCAGGATTCTTCTCTGAGTCTTGCTCTTGCAGCACTGATAGCACCTACAGAGACTTGAGCAGCATCGAAGATCACATTCCTGGCGACTGGGAACCCGATTACCATAAAACCACCAACTTCAATTCCTCAGATTCTGACACCTCGTCATCCTCTTCCTTCCCCTCACCCTTGTACTCCAGGCTTTCTCAGTTGTACTCTTCAACTGCAAACGCCGAGGAAGATCGCAAGTTAAGTAAGGTATGTAGAAACTTAGGCTGTAGTTGTAATAGTTGTAGGTTAACTAACTGTGATAGATTAGGAGGGCGGGCTACTTACCTGCCCTCGAGACCAAGTGTAACCTTGAGAAGATAA